The region TTTTGTTGCCCGCGGGATTACCAGGCGTGTATCTTGCCCTCGGCCACGAGCTTCACCTCCTTTCCTCTCGGTCGTGCGGTCGCAGGCTTCGACCGTTCCAGATCTCTACCAGGCGTGGATCTTGCCCTCGGACACGCTTCTCACCTCCTTCTGCCTTTGCTCGTGTGGCCACATCTCCTTTTCGAATCCTTACCAGGCGTGGATCTTGCCCTCGGACACCTCGCTCACCTCCTTTCACCACGAGCTCCCTTTCTCCTGCGGGGGTACGCGGTCGCTTACCAGGCGTGGATCTTGCCCTCGGACACGCTTCTCACCTCCTCCGGGCGGTCGGGGTTGGGGCAGGGGGGCGCGGGCGGACGAAGACCCCGCTACCGTGCTGGCTTGCTCCATCTCTTCCGGCCCCTCTCAGGTTGCTACAGCGGGTATTATCTCCGCAGAGCGCGAAAAACGAAAGGGAGGGCGGCCGGAGAGCGGCGTTAAAATACCCCGGTGGGTAGCGGTAAGCCCATCAGGGGGCGGAGGTTGGCCTTCGCCGCGTACATGGCCCTGCTCCTGGCGGCGGGGGCGGCCACGGTGGGCCGGACGGGCATCACCTGGGACGAGCCGAACTACTTCACCTCCTCGTACTCCTACCTCTCCTGGTTTGTGCACGTTGCTCGGAGCCCCGCGGACTGGTGGGCCTCGATCGACCGCTACTGGGAGCAGAGCCACGAGGCCCCGCCCTTCTTCAAGCTGTGGGCGGGGCTCTTCGCCGCCGCCGGGGCGCTGCTGTTCGGGACGGACGACCTCGGGCTGCTCGGCAACTTCTACCGGATGGGCTCCTACGCGCTGTTCCTGCTGGCGGTGTGGGGCGGCTTCCGCTTCGTGCGGCGGGAGTTCGGGGAGGTGGCCGCCTGGGGCACCGCCCTCTCCATGCCGCTCATCCCGGCGCTCTTCGGCTTCGCCCGGCTGGGGCAGCTGGACGGGGCCGCGGCCGCGATGTACCTGCTGGCCGCGATCGGGCTCTTTCGGGCGCTGGAGGGGCGCTGGTCGGCGCCGCTCGCGGGGGGGCTGTTGGGGCTCGCCTTCGCCACCAAGCTCACGGTCTTCCCGGTGGTCCCGGCCTCGGTGCTGTGGCTCCTGATCTACCGCCGGGAGCGGGGGGCGGCGCTGCGCCTCGCGGGGTGCTTTTTGGCCGGGGCGGCGGCCTTCTTCGCGCTCTGGCCCTGGCTCTGGCGGGCTCCCGTTGCGAGGACCTGGGAGTTCCTGACGTGGGCCGGCGGGCTGCAGGACGAGCGGCTCGCCTACTACCTCGGGGAGTGGTGGGCCGGCGCCCCCTGGCACTACCCGCTGGTCTGCCTGGTCGCGCTGGTCCCGGCCGTGGTGGCGCTCTCGGGCGTCGTCGGGGCGGGCGTTCTCCTGCGCTGCGCCTCCTCCCCCGCCGCCGGCTGGGTGCTCCTGAACCTCGGGTTCGTGCTCGCGGTGGCCGGCTCGGGGCTCGTCCCGGTCTACGGAGGGCCCCGGCAGTTCCTCGCCGCCTTCCCGCTCTGGGCCGTATGCGCGGGGGTCGGGCTCGGGTGGCTCGCGCGGCGGCTGCGCCCCGCCGCAGCCGCCGCTCTCCTCCCGGCCTACGTAGCGCTCGCGCTCCCCGGGATACTCTGGACCGGGGTGGGGAACTCGCTCGAGTACTACGGGGAGGCCGTCGGCCTTATCCCGGGGGCGCGGGCCCTGGGCTTCGAGACGACGTACATGGCCGACACCTACCTCCCCGCCGTCCGCTGGCTCAACCGCAACGCCCCCGAAGGGTCCACCGTCTACGTCCAGGCCGGAACCTACCCGGTGGCCGAGAGCTACCAGCGGACGGGCCGGATGCGGCGGGACCTCCGTCCGGCCTACCTGGCCCCCATAGCCGTGGAGAAGTACGTCTACGACCGGAGGGTGCGGGAGGGCTCCTACTTCCTCTTTCTGCCGCGCCAGTCCATCTACACCGACCAGATGCTCGCCCTGAGCAAAAAGGAGCCGCTCTACGCCTACGAGAAGGGGGGCGTGCCGCTCGTCATGGTCTACTCCGGGGAGGCCGTGCGCGAGACCCTCGGTATCCGGGGCTCCCCCGAGCCCCGCGACCCCGGTCCGGCCAACGCCCTCCTTGCCGGCGGGGGGATGGTCGCGCTTCTCGCGCGCCTCGCCCTCTCCGCAAGGGGCAAAAAGTAGTCCCGGGGCGTCGGCGGGGTATCATATGGCGGAGGGCGCCCCTCGCCCACAGGAAACCTTTCCCGGGCGGGAGCGTATATTACCCGTGATGGACTACGCATCCACCGCGACACTCGGCGGCTGGCGGGAGAGGATCAAGGGCCTCTCCCTCCGGCGCGGGGAGCTCGAGGACAAGGAGCTCGTCGCCCGCACGCTCGCCGGCGACATGCGCTCCTACGAGGAGCTTGTGCGCCGCTACGAGCGGCTCGTGGCGAGCCTGCTCTACCCCTACGCCCGGCGGGAGATCTCGGTGGAAGACCTCGTGCAGGAGACCTTCCTGCGGGCCTACGACCGGCTGGAGACCTTCAACCCCGAGTACCGGTTCAAGACCTGGCTGCTCGCGATAGCCAACAACCTCGGCGTGGACACCCTGCGCCGGCGGCGCGAGGTCGTGGAGTTCAACCACGAGGTGCACGCCGGGGAGACGGGCGGGCCAGAGGCCGCCGCCCTCTCCGCCGAGCGGGCGGAGAGCCTCCGGGAGGCGGTGCTCTCGCTCCCCGAGCAGTACAGCGTCCCCCTCATGCTGCGCTACGGCGAGGAGATGAGCTACGCCGAGATAGCCGAGGTCATGGGGCTCAGCGTCCCCGCGGTGAAGAGCCGCCTCTTCAGGGCCAGGAACATGCTCGCCGGCCTGCTGGAGGGAGAGCTGGGATGAGCGGCCGCCCGGGCGGCTGCGACCCCCGGCTGATCTTCGAGCTCGCCGAGGGTGCTCTGGAGCCGGCCCGCCGCCGGCGGGCCCTCGCGCACCTGGAGTCCTGTCCCCTCTGTCGCGCCCGGTACGAGCGCGAGCGGCGCCTGAGCGAGCGGCTGCGGCTGGCGTCTCCCCCCGCGACCGGCTCGGTGCGCCGGGAGGTGGCCATGGAGCTCCCCACCCGGACCGCCGCGGTGCGCGCGGCGTGGGTCGTCCTCTGCCTCGCCCTCCTGCTCGCCGACGGTGCGGCGCTCGGGCTGGCGGGGGCGAACCCCCTGGCCTTCGCCTCCGGCCTTCTGGGGCTCTTCTGGGCCGTGGCCTCGGGCCTCGCCACGGCGGGTCGGGTGCTGGTGGAGGCCGCGGGGGGCGTGCTTCTCGCGGCGCTGGCGGCGGGGGCGCTCGCGGACCTCCTGGTGGCTGCGGTCGTCGTCTCGGCCCGCCGCCGGGCACGCCAGGCATGAGCCTCGCCCTGCGGCCGGCCGCGCTCGGGGCGCGGCCGGCGCTAGCCGCGCTCGGGGTGCTGCCGCTGCTCCTTCTGTACCTGCTCCTGTTCCCGCCGAACGCCCGGGCCGGCGAGCGGCACGCCGTGGGGGACGTGACGGTCGGCCCCGGGGAGGTCTCGCCCGGGGTCAGCAGCCTGGCCGGCGACGTGGAGGTGCTCGGGGCCGTCGAGGGGGATGTCAGCTCGGGGGCCGGGGACATCTTCGTGTACGGGCCCGTGGCGGGGGACGTGAAGGCCAGCTTCGGGGACGTCGACGTGAGCGCCCCGGTGGGCGGCGACGTGGAGGCCGGATTCGGCGACGTCTACGTCAACTCGCGCGTCGCCGGGGACGTGGACGTGGAGCGGGGGAACGTGCAGCTCGGGCCGCGGGCGCGGATAGGCGGCACCCTGCAGTCGGGGAGCGGCCGGATCGTGCCGCACCCCGACGCCTACGTGGAGGGCGGCACGGTGGCGGGGATGGTGCCCGGCGGCGAGGAGGACCACGAGGCCCTCGGCCTGCTCCAGATCAGGGGCTGGCTCGGCGGCCTCCTCTTCGCCGCGTTAAGCGCGCTCGCCGCCGTGCTCGCGCCCCGCCCCCTGGCGGCCGCCGCCCGCAGGGTGGGGGAGGCGCCGCTCTGGTCCCTCGCGGTGGGGGTGGGGTCGGTGCCGGCGGCCCTCGTGCTGGCGGTGCTGCTGCTCGTCTCGGGGATAGGCATACCCGTGCTCCTGCTCCTCGCCCCGGCCTACCTGTTCCTGGTGTTCTTCGGCGGCGTGGTGGCCGCGTTCTTTATCGGGAGGCGGCTGGTCATGGCCACGGGGCGCTACGAGGCGGGCAACGCGTTCGCGGCGGTGGTCGGGGCCCTGGTGATCGCCGGGGCCTTTCTGGTCCCCTACGGGGGCCTCATCTCCTACGCGCTCGTCCTGCTGGGGACGGGGGGCGCGCTGCTGGCCCTCCTCTCCCGCCTGCGGCCGCGCCGGGCGTACCGCCCCGCCTCCTACGAGGCCTACGTGCGGGAGCGGCGCGGCGGCCCGGGGGCCCGCTAGCCGCGGGGCCCGCCCGGAAACCATCTTGTGCATGAGATCGGTTTTACGGTTACAATCTGCCCGTCGGAGATAGGGTAGATCTCCTGGAGAACAAGAGCCGGACAGCTTTGGTTTGCCGTGTGTAGAGCGACGCGCAGAGGATGTTGAGCGGCCGCGGGGGCTCCCGCGAGCCGCACCTATCCGCGGGGCGGCCCGGCTCCGCCGGATCTCCGACCCGGCAAGGTAGACCCGTATCGACACGAAAGGGGTGTATGCATGGCCAGACTGGCGATGTCAGGCGGTGGACGCAGGCCCGCGGGCGCCTTTGACCTCACGCGCCGGGACTTCCTCAAGCTAGGCGGCGGTGGCCTGGTGGGGGCGGCGCTGCTAAGCGCCTCCGGCTGCAACATCTTCGGCGGCGGGCAGCAGGGCGGCTCCGGCGGGGGCGGCAACGGGGTGATCGTCAACCTCGGGGACACCATCCGCGACCTCGACTCGACCACCACCACCGACTCCGTCTCGACCGACATCCTGCTCAACGTGATGTCGGGGCTCTACCGGCTCGACCCGGACCAGCAGCCGGTGCCCGACATGGCCGAGAGCCACGAGGTCAGCGAGGACAAGCTCACCTACACCTTCAGGCTGCGCGAGGGCATCAAGTGGTCCAACGGCGAGCCGGTCACCTCGCAGGACTTCAAGTACGCCTGGCTGCGGGCGATGGACCCCGACACCGCGGGGCAGTACGCCTACATCCTCACCACCTTCATCAAGGGCGGCCCCGAGTTCAACGGAGGCCCCACGAGCGAGGAGGACAAGGAGGAGCACGACCGGCTGCGCGACAACGTCGCCATCGAGACCCCGGACGACAGGACGCTCAGGGTCACCCTGCAGAGCCCCTCGCCCTTCTGGCTCGGGCTCACCTCCTTCTTCACCTACCTGCCGCAGAAGCAGAGCTTCGTGGAGGAGCAGGGCGAGCAGTACGCCCAGAACGCCGACGCCCTCCTGTACAACGGCCCCTACATCCTGACCGAGTTCAACCCCACCGAGGGCGTCACCATGGTCAAGCGCGACGACTACTGGGACGCCGGCAGCGTCGACATCCGGCGGGTGGAGGGGAAGATCGTCAAGGAGGAGGACACGGCGGTCAACCTCTACGAGTCCGGCGGCCTCGACGTCACCGAGATCACCGGGCAGTACGTCCAGGAGTACAAGGGCACCCCTGACTTCTACTCGCAGACCTTCTTCGCCACCTTCTACATGGTGCCCAACGTCAACCGGGTGCGGATCTTCCGGAACCTCAACGTCCGCAAGGCCATCCAGATGGGCTTCGACCGGCGGGCGCTCGTGGACCAGATCCTCCGCAACGGCTCAGAGCCGGCGACCGGTCTCGTGCCCGCCGGGATAGACGGCCCCGGCGACCAGACCTTCCGCCAGGCCCAGGGCAACGTGATGCCGGACTTCGACCCGGAGCGGGCCCGGCGGCTCTTCCAGCAGGGCATAGAGGAGGTCGGCGAGAACCCCACCGTCGAGCTTCTGGCCTACGACGACAGCACCGCGCGGGACATCGCCACCTTCCTGCAGAACCAGTTCCAGGAGAATTTGGGCATGAAGACCCGGGTCAAGGTGCAGCCCTTCGACCGCAAGCTCGAGCTCGAGGCCAACGGCGAGTTCGAGCTCTCGTGGCAGGGCTGGATCGCCGACTACAACGACCCGATGACCTTCCTCGACCTCTTCCTCTCCGACTCCTCCTTCAACACCGGCGGGTACTCCAACCCCCGCTACGACCGGCTCATCAACCAGGCCAAGGAGGAGACCGACTTCGCCCGGCGGATGCAGCAGATGCTCGAGGCCGAGAGGATCCTCGTCGCCGAGGACGCCGGGACCGCGCCGATGTACTTCGACGGCGAGGCCAGCCTCATAAGGCCCACCATCAAGAACTACGTCGAGCACAAGTACGGGGCCGGCATCGACGTGAAGTGGTGGAGGCTGGAGGAGTAGTCTGATCCGGCACCAGCCCCAGGGGCGCGGGAGCGTGCGACCCGCGCCCCTGGGGTCCGGTACAGCACCGGGGAGGCGGTTGCATAGGTTATGCTAAGGTACGTAGCGAAGCGTCTGGTCTACATGCTCATCACGCTGTTCGTCATCGTCAGCGTGACGTTCTTCATCAGCAAACTGCTTCCGGGCACGCCGTTCGCCGACGACAAGCTCACGCCCCAGATCCGGGAGCAGCTCTTCGAGAAGTACGGTCTGGACGAGCCGCTGTACGTGCAGTACGCGAAGTACGTGTGGAACGTGGCGCAGGGGGACCTGGGCAACTCCTTCTACTACGAGAGCCGCCCCGTGACCCAGATGATCCTGCAGCGGGCCCCGGTCTCCATGTTCGTGGGGGTGCAGGCGGTCGTCTTCGGGCTGGTGGTCGGGCTCGTGCTCGGCGTGGTGGCGGCCTTGCGGCACAACACCTTCTGGGACACTCTGGCCGTGGTGGTGGCGGTGATCGGCATCGGGGTGCCCAACTTCGTGCTGGGGCCGCTGCTGCAGTACTGGTTCGGGGTCAAGCTCGGCTGGTTCCCCATAGCCTTCTTCGAGAGCTACAGGCACTCCGTGCTGCCCTCGCTGGCGCTCTCGGTCTTCGTCATCTCCACCGTGGCCCGTTTCGTGCGCTCGGAGATGCTGGAGGTCATGGGGCAGGACTACGTGGTGCTGGCGAGGGCCAAGGGCATCTCCAACGCGGCGGTCATCGTCCGGCACGTCCTGCGCAACGCGCTCATCCCCCTCATCACCGTGCTGGCGCCGCTCACCATCTACCTCATAACCGGTTCGCTGGTGGTCGAGCAGATCTTCGCGGTGCCCGGCATAGGGGAGATGTTCGTGCAGTCGGTGTTCGTGAACGACTACGCCATGATCCTGGGGACCACCATCTTCTTCTCGGCGCTCTTTATAGCGGCGCTGCTCGTGCAGGACATCCTCTACGGGGTGGTGGACCCCCGGATACGCGTCTCCGGAGCGAAGGAGTGAGAGAGGACATGGAGACACGGCGCCGGGATCTTACCCCCGACCTGTTCGGGGCCCTGAAGATCGACGAGACCGAAGGCGAGCGGCTCGCGGGCCCGCCGGTGGGCTTCTGGAAGGACTCCTGGCTGCGCCTCAAGCAGAACCGCGGGGCGCTCATCAGCCTCGGCGTGATCTTACTGCTCTTCGTCATGGCCTTTGTCCTGGGGCCGCTGCTCTCGCAGTACGGGCCCTTCGCCCAGGACCTCACCCGCCGTTACCAGGGCCCCTCGGCCGAGTTCTGGTTCGGCACCGACGAGTTCGGCCGGGACATGTGGAGCCGGGTGTGGGCCGGGACCCGGGTCTCGCTCTACATCGCCTTTCTGGCGGCCTTCCTCGACATAGCCGTGGGCGTCACCTACGGGGCGGTCTCCGGCTTCCTGGGGGGCAGGGTGGACGACGTGATGCAGCGGATCATAGAGGTGCTGGTGGGCATCCCCTCGCTGGTCGTGGCCATCCTGGCGATGGTGGTCTTCGAGCCCGGCATCATCACCATCTCCATCGCCATCGGGCTCACCGGCTGGGTGTACATGGCCCGGATCGTGCGGGGCAGGATGCTGCAGCTCAAGGAGCAGGAGTTCGCGCTCGCCTCGCGCTCGCTGGGGGCGAGCAACTTCCGTCTGGTGTGGAAGCACCTGATCCCGAACTCCCTGGGCCCGATAATCATCAACCTGATGTTCACCATCCCCTCGGCCATCTTCGCCGAGGCGTTCCTGAGCTTTATCGGGCTGGGCATCCAGGTGCCCGAGGCCTCGCTCGGCTCCCTGATAAACGAGGGGGCGGGGGAGATAAAGTTCCACCCCTACCTGCTGTGGATCCCGTCGGCGGTCTTCTGCCTGATCATGATCTGCTTCAACCTGCTGGGCGACGGGCTGCGCGACGCGTTCGACCCGAAGATGAGGAAGTAGAATTGAAGCCTATGGACAACGACGTAATCCTACGGGTTAGGGACCTGCGGGTCTCCTTCAGCACCTACGCGGGCAGGGTGGAGGCCGTCCGCGGGGTCTCCTTCGACCTCCGGCGGGGCGAGACCCTCGCCATCGTGGGGGAGTCGGGCAGCGGCAAGAGCGTCACGGCGAAGAGCCTGATGCGCCTGCTGCCGGAGGCGAACAGCACCATCGAGGGGGGCGAGGCCCTCTTCGATGGCAAGGACCTCCTGAAGCTCCCCGAGCGGCAGATGCGCGGCATCCGGGGCCGCAGGATCTCCATGATCTTCCAGGACCCGATGACCTCGCTCAACCCGACGATGAAGGTGGGGCGGCAGATCGCGGAGAGCCTGAAGCGCCACCTGGGCCTCTCGGGGCGCGCGGCCCGGGAGCGGGCCGTGGAGCTCTTGAGGATGGTCGGCATCCCCAGGCCGGAGGCGCGGGTGGACCAGTACCCGCACCAGTTCTCCGGCGGCATGCGCCAGCGGGTGGTCATCGCCATAGCCCTCGCCTGCGACCCGGACGTCCTCATCGCCGACGAGCCCACCACCGCGCTCGACGTGACCATCCAGGCCCAGATCCTGCAGCTGCTGCGCGACCTGCAGGAGCGGCGGGGGCTCTCGGTGATCCTGATCACGCACGACCTCGGGGTGGTGGCGGAGGTCTCGCACCGGGTGGCGGTGATGTACGCCGGGAAGGTCGTGGAGACGGGCACGGTGCACGAGATCTTCCGCGACCCGAAGCACCCCTACACCTGGGGGCTCCTGACCTCGGTGCCGCTCCCCACGCTGGACCGCAGCCGGGAGCTGGTGCCGATCTCGGGCTCGCCCCCGAACCTCCTGCACCCCCCGCAGGGCTGCCCGTTCACCGCCCGGTGCCCGCACGCGATGAAGATCTGCGCCATGGAGATGCCGGAGTACACGGTCTTCTCGGACGAGCACCGGGCGGCCTGCTGGCTGCACCACGAGCTGGCCCCGAAGGTGAGGCCGCCGGCGCAGGTGGGGGGTAGCCGGTGAGCGCGCCGGCGAACGGCGCCCTCGTGGAGATCCGCGACCTCAAGAAATACTTCAAGGTGGGGCGCGACGCCTACCTGCGGGCGGTCGACGGGATCAACCTCACCATCCGCCGCGGGGAGACGCTGGGGCTGGTGGGCGAGTCGGGCTGCGGGAAGTCCACCGCCGGGCGGGTCATGGTCCGCCTCTACGAGCCCACCGGCGGGCAGGTGCTCTACGGCGGGCGGGACGTCCACCGGGCCCGGGGCCGCGAGGCGCGGGAGCTGAACCGCAAGATGCAGATGATCTTCCAGGACCCGCAGGCCTCGTTGAACCCCCGCATGACGGTGGCGGACATCGTGGCCGAGGGGATAGACATCCACGGCCTGGCCTCCAGCAAGAAGGAGCGGCTGGAGAAGGTCCGCGAGCTGCTGGAGACGGTGGGGCTCAACGAGGAGCACGCCGGGCGCTACCCGCACGAGTTCTCCGGCGGCCAGCGGCAGCGGATCGGGATAGCGAGGGCGCTGGCGGTGGAGCCGGAGTTCATCGTGGCCGACGAGCCGGTCTCCGCTCTGGACGTCTCCATCCAGGCCCAGGTCATAAACCTGATGCGCCGCCTGCAGCGGGAGAAGAACCTGACCTACCTGTTCATCTCCCACGACCTCTCGGTGGTCCGCTACATCAGCGACAGGATCGGGGTGATGTACCTGGGCCAGCTGGTGGAGCTCGCCGACAGCGAGGAGATCTACTCGAACCCCGTCCACCCCTACACGCAGGCCCTGCTCTCCGCGGTGCCCGTCCCGGACCCGGATCACCGGGGCAGGAAGATCGTGCTGGAGGGGGATATCCCGAGCCCCGTGGACCCGCCCTCCGGCTGCCGCTTCCGGACCCGCTGCCCGTACGCCACGGCCGCCTGCGCCACGGACGAGCCGCAGTGGCGCGAGGTCTCCCCGGGACACTGGGTCTACGCCTGCCACTGCGTGTCATGAGACTCGTCTCCACCTTCTCGATAGCGGGCTTCGACCCCGGGACGGCCTCCTGGGGGGTGGCCGTGCAGTCGAAGTTCCTGGCGGTGGGCGCGATCGTGCCGTGGGCCAGAGCGGGGGCCGGGGCGGTGGCGACCCAGGCGATGGCGAACTACACCTACGGCCCGCGCGGGCTCGAGCTGCTCTCGGAGGGCCGGACGGCGCAGGAGACCGTGGAGGCCCTCACCGCCGGCGACCCGCAGCGCGAGCACCGGCAGGTGGGCGTCGTGGACGCCGAGGGTGGCTCGGCTACCTTCACCGGGGGCGGTTGCCTCGACTGGGCCGGGGGCATCGCCGGGGAGCACTACGCCGCCCAGGGGAACATCCTCGTCGGGCGGGAGACGGTCGAGGCCATGGCCCGCGCCTTCGAGCGGGGGGAGGATGACCTGGCCTCCCGGCTGCTCGCCGCCCTTCGGGCCGGTCAGGAGGCGGGCGGCGACCGGCGGGGGAGGCAGTCGGCGGCGCTGCTCGTCGTGCGGGAGGGAGGCGGCTACGGCGGCGACAACGACCGGATGGTGGACCTGCGCGTGGACGACCACCCCGACCCCATAGCCGAGCTCGCCCGCCTCTACGGGCTGCATAACCTGTACTTCGGCGAGACGAGGCCGGAGGACGTGGTCGCCGTGGAGGGCGAGGTGAGGAGGGAGGTCGCCTCCTCGCTGCGCAGGCTCGGCTACCTGCGGGAGGAGAGCCCCGACGAGCGTACGCTGCACGCGGCGCTCTCGGCCTTTGTCCGCACCGAGAACTTCGAGGAGCGCGAGCAGCCTCCCGGCTACGCCGACCGGGCCGTGCTGGAGTTCCTCAAGGACCGGGCCGCCTCGCGGTAGCCGGAGAGCGACGGCTTGCGCTCCGGCGCGCCGTGCCCCATACTTGTTATCGGGAGATAGCAACTTGTCGCCTCTGTTGCGCCGGGTGCCGGTGTATAATTGCACGCTTAGATGCAAGAGGTATGATTGCGGTCGGCGTGGGGCGGCCTGGGAAAGAGAGGAGAAGATGGGTCGACGGAACGCGCGAGCCAGGGTAGGGCTAGCCGGGATCTCCCGCGGGGAGTTCCTCAAGCTGAGCGGCGCCGGCCTCGCCGGCGCCGCTCTTCTGGGTGCTGCCGGCTGCGGCGGCGAGCAGGGCGGCGGCCAGCGGGGCGGCGGTGGCGGCGGGCGGACGGAGCTCATCGTGGGTCTGGACCAGGAGCCCGCCATCCTGAACGGGTACATCGTGGGCGGGGATCTGGTCGCCACCTCCAACGTCACCCGGCCCGTCATGGAGAGCGTGCTGCAGATAATGCCGGACCTCTCGTACGCGCCGAAGCTCGCCGACGGGGAGCCGCGGGTGGCCAGCGAGGACCCGCTCACCATCGAGTTCAGGCTGAAGGACGGGATCACCTGGTCCGACGGGGAGCCGCTCACCGTCGAGGACTACGTGTTCACCTACAACACCGTCATGAACGATCGGTGGCAGATCATCACGCGCGAGATCTGGGACAGCATAGACCGGATCGAGACCCCCGACGAGCTGACCGCCAGGATCATCTTCAAGAGGCCCGACGCCCGCTGGCGGGACATCCTTGCCGCCGACGTGCTGCCCAAGCACGTCCTGCAGGGGAAGAACTTCAACAAATACTTCAACGACCGGATCGTGGGCAGCGGCCCCTACGTCTTCGAGGAGTGGCGCAAGGGGCAGAGCCTCACGGTCGTCGCCAACGAGAACTACTGGGGCGACCCCCCGGCGATAAAGAAGATCACCTTCCGCTTCATCCCCGACACCAACTCGCTGAAGGCCGCCCTGCGCTCCGGCGAGGTGCAGTTCATCAACCCGCCGCCGGACATCGGGCTGATCGAGGAGCTGCGGGGCTACGACGGGGTGACCGTCCAGACCAAGTTCGGCACGGTCTGGGAGCACCTGGCCTTCAACGTGGAGAAGGTGGACAACCTCAACATCCGGCGGGCCATCGCCTACGCGGTG is a window of Rubrobacter xylanophilus DSM 9941 DNA encoding:
- a CDS encoding peptide ABC transporter substrate-binding protein; this encodes MGRRNARARVGLAGISRGEFLKLSGAGLAGAALLGAAGCGGEQGGGQRGGGGGGRTELIVGLDQEPAILNGYIVGGDLVATSNVTRPVMESVLQIMPDLSYAPKLADGEPRVASEDPLTIEFRLKDGITWSDGEPLTVEDYVFTYNTVMNDRWQIITREIWDSIDRIETPDELTARIIFKRPDARWRDILAADVLPKHVLQGKNFNKYFNDRIVGSGPYVFEEWRKGQSLTVVANENYWGDPPAIKKITFRFIPDTNSLKAALRSGEVQFINPPPDIGLIEELRGYDGVTVQTKFGTVWEHLAFNVEKVDNLNIRRAIAYAVNRRQLIQEILQGEARPLQSVLVPEQEPFYTPAWERYSFDPDRARRLVEQARGEGASTEIEYSTTSGNALRETAQQVIQQQMEQVGITLRINNSSAETYFGERTPEGDFEMGEWAWSATPDPSITTLFGANQVPPNGQNYYRYRNEEVTRLLEQADITVDQQERARLTRRAQELMAEDVPLVPLYQRPEIYAYADNLEGPRVNPTLATAFWNVGEWRFTG
- a CDS encoding DUF1028 domain-containing protein translates to MRLVSTFSIAGFDPGTASWGVAVQSKFLAVGAIVPWARAGAGAVATQAMANYTYGPRGLELLSEGRTAQETVEALTAGDPQREHRQVGVVDAEGGSATFTGGGCLDWAGGIAGEHYAAQGNILVGRETVEAMARAFERGEDDLASRLLAALRAGQEAGGDRRGRQSAALLVVREGGGYGGDNDRMVDLRVDDHPDPIAELARLYGLHNLYFGETRPEDVVAVEGEVRREVASSLRRLGYLREESPDERTLHAALSAFVRTENFEEREQPPGYADRAVLEFLKDRAASR